In the Geobacter sp. FeAm09 genome, one interval contains:
- a CDS encoding cytochrome c7 produces the protein MKKTVIAILAIAAFAGTAFAADVIELKKGVKFNHKAHQELLKDCTKCHASAAGGKIEGFGKDWAHKNCKGCHSTMAKGPTSCKECHK, from the coding sequence ATGAAAAAGACCGTAATCGCCATCCTCGCCATCGCAGCTTTTGCCGGGACCGCCTTTGCCGCCGACGTGATCGAACTGAAAAAAGGCGTCAAGTTCAACCACAAGGCCCATCAGGAACTCCTGAAGGACTGTACGAAGTGCCACGCCTCCGCAGCCGGCGGCAAGATCGAAGGGTTCGGCAAGGACTGGGCCCACAAGAACTGCAAAGGGTGCCACAGCACCATGGCCAAAGGGCCGACCTCCTGCAAAGAATGCCACAAGTAA
- a CDS encoding IS1182 family transposase has translation MLIENDTRQISMEFVSIEELVPSDHLLRKIDKAIDFGFIRERVKSLYCADNGRPAIDPVVLFKMLFIGYLFGIRSERQLVRDIQVNVAYRWFLGFGLTNKVPDASTISQNRRRRFSESTIYQDIFDEIVVQAANRKMVDGSVLYSDSTHLKANANKHKFEVLDVQKSTRDYMARLEEDIDQDREAHGKKPLKAKEIAPEVKATKVSTTDPDSGYMVREGKPEGFFYLDHRTVDSRHSIITDTFVTPGNVHDSIPYLARLDRQRERFGFDVEAVGLDAGYFTAGICKGLEERDIYGAIAYRRPTHIKGYLRKSDYRYDAATDVYSCPQGHLLRYRTTDRIGYRHYASDSSQCKSCPLQPQCTKSANFTKIVTRHIWQDHKDRINEHRYTEQGKEIYRRRKETVERSFADSKQLHGHRYARLRGIGKVFEQCLLCAAVQNMKKIALVVDRDDLLRLLGLLQTFRKPWKLYKWIAKDLYSLITTLRQITLEPFITLKIENPA, from the coding sequence ATGCTTATCGAGAACGACACCCGTCAGATTTCCATGGAGTTTGTGAGTATTGAGGAACTGGTTCCTTCTGATCATCTGCTGCGCAAAATTGACAAGGCTATCGACTTCGGGTTTATCCGTGAGCGAGTAAAGAGCCTCTACTGCGCCGACAACGGTCGTCCGGCAATTGATCCAGTAGTCCTGTTCAAGATGCTCTTTATCGGCTACCTGTTCGGCATTCGCAGTGAGCGGCAGTTAGTCCGGGACATTCAGGTCAACGTGGCCTATCGCTGGTTTCTGGGCTTTGGCCTGACCAACAAGGTGCCCGATGCTTCAACTATCAGCCAGAACCGCCGCCGGCGTTTTTCCGAGAGCACGATCTATCAGGACATCTTTGACGAGATCGTGGTCCAGGCTGCCAATCGCAAGATGGTGGATGGCAGTGTTCTTTACAGCGATTCAACTCACCTCAAGGCCAATGCCAACAAGCACAAGTTCGAAGTCCTCGATGTTCAGAAATCGACTCGCGACTATATGGCACGACTGGAAGAGGACATTGACCAGGACCGAGAAGCCCACGGTAAGAAACCGCTAAAAGCCAAAGAGATTGCCCCGGAAGTCAAGGCAACCAAGGTAAGCACCACCGATCCCGATAGCGGCTATATGGTGCGTGAAGGCAAACCGGAAGGGTTCTTCTATCTAGACCACCGCACGGTTGACAGTCGTCACAGCATCATCACCGATACCTTTGTCACCCCTGGCAACGTCCATGACAGCATTCCCTATCTTGCTCGCCTCGACCGTCAGCGGGAACGCTTCGGCTTCGATGTGGAGGCGGTAGGTCTCGATGCCGGCTACTTCACCGCCGGCATCTGCAAAGGGCTTGAAGAGAGGGATATCTACGGCGCCATTGCCTATCGCCGCCCCACCCATATCAAAGGCTATCTGCGTAAGAGCGACTACCGCTACGATGCGGCAACCGACGTCTATAGCTGCCCTCAAGGCCACCTTCTTCGTTACCGAACCACCGATCGCATAGGCTATCGTCATTACGCTTCAGATTCATCCCAATGCAAGTCCTGCCCTCTTCAGCCCCAATGTACCAAATCTGCCAACTTCACCAAGATAGTTACCCGGCACATCTGGCAGGACCATAAAGACCGGATCAATGAGCATCGCTACACGGAACAGGGTAAAGAGATCTATCGCAGACGAAAGGAAACGGTCGAGCGGAGCTTTGCCGATTCCAAACAACTGCACGGTCATCGTTATGCGCGACTACGTGGGATCGGCAAGGTCTTTGAGCAGTGTCTGTTATGCGCAGCGGTCCAAAACATGAAAAAGATCGCCTTGGTGGTAGACCGGGACGACTTATTGCGCTTATTGGGGCTGTTACAGACGTTTAGAAAGCCATGGAAGCTCTATAAATGGATTGCCAAGGACCTCTATTCGCTAATAACAACACTCAGGCAAATTACACTCGAACCGTTCATAACCCTGAAAATAGAAAACCCCGCCTGA
- a CDS encoding A/G-specific adenine glycosylase — MNLTPERLTNHYHETGTLAPATVTAFRKHILAHHRANPRPMPWRETRDPYCILISEIMLQQTQVERVKAKYAEFLAAFPTLADLAGAPLPHVLRVWQGLGYNRRALALKRCAEEITDRFAGRFPTAIAELESLPGIGPYTARAVAAFAFGVAEAFIETNIRTVFIHFFFHGRDQVGDRELMPLVAATLDREDPRTWYYGLMDYGALLKQSHANPGRRSAHHARQSRFEGSNRQLRSRMLRAVMVHPGITAEGLAELLGAETEAVQSNLAAMEREGFLCKQGKGVGITG; from the coding sequence TTGAACTTGACCCCCGAACGTCTCACCAACCATTACCACGAAACCGGCACCCTCGCCCCCGCGACGGTCACGGCCTTCCGGAAACATATCCTGGCCCACCACCGGGCCAACCCCCGCCCCATGCCGTGGCGCGAGACCCGCGACCCTTATTGCATCCTGATCTCCGAGATCATGCTCCAGCAGACCCAGGTGGAGCGGGTCAAAGCCAAGTATGCCGAGTTTCTGGCGGCCTTTCCCACGCTTGCCGACCTGGCCGGTGCGCCGCTGCCGCACGTGTTGCGGGTATGGCAGGGGCTGGGCTACAACCGCCGCGCCCTGGCCCTCAAGCGCTGCGCCGAGGAGATCACGGACCGCTTTGCCGGCCGGTTCCCCACGGCCATCGCAGAGCTGGAATCCCTCCCCGGCATCGGCCCGTACACGGCCCGGGCCGTGGCCGCCTTTGCCTTTGGAGTTGCGGAGGCGTTCATCGAGACCAACATCCGCACGGTTTTCATCCATTTCTTTTTTCATGGCAGGGACCAGGTGGGGGACCGGGAGCTCATGCCCCTGGTTGCGGCGACCCTGGACCGGGAAGATCCCCGCACCTGGTACTATGGGCTGATGGACTACGGCGCGCTGCTCAAGCAGAGCCATGCCAATCCGGGCCGCCGCAGCGCCCACCACGCCCGTCAGTCTCGATTCGAGGGGTCGAACCGCCAGTTGCGCAGCCGCATGCTGCGGGCGGTCATGGTGCATCCGGGGATAACGGCGGAAGGGTTGGCCGAACTGCTCGGGGCCGAGACGGAGGCGGTGCAGAGCAATCTTGCGGCCATGGAGCGCGAGGGCTTTCTCTGCAAACAGGGAAAAGGAGTGGGGATCACGGGATAG
- the ppdK gene encoding pyruvate, phosphate dikinase — MTQKYVYFFGNGQAEGRAEMKNLLGGKGANLAEMTSIGLPVPPGFTITTEVCTEYYKNSQAYPESLAATVAENLEKVEALMGRKFGDPHNPLLVSVRSGARASMPGMMDTILNLGLNDTTVQGIIAQSGDERFAYDAYRRFVQMYSDVVMGMEKDILEHLLEQRKEQRGVHQDTDLTAADWRELVGAFKLKIKEELGQEFPEDPHEQLWGAIGAVFGSWMNQRAITYRKLNSIPADWGTAVNVQSMVFGNMGNDCATGVAFTRDPSTGENYFFGEFLVNAQGEDVVAGIRTPQPINRVKDKDGKLPSMEEVLPECYRQLVDIRGILEKHYKDMQDIEFTIEKGKLFMLQTRNGKRTAPAAIRIAVDMVKEGLIDEKEAVLRVQPAQLDQLLHPSLDPAAAKEVIAKGLPASPGAVSGLVVFSADEAEAEAKLGRKVILVRIETSPEDIHGMHAAQGILTARGGMTSHAAVVARGMGKCCVAGCGDIKVDYAGETFTARGGVVVKKGDTITLDGSCGDVMLGAVPTVAPAMTGDFAQLMAWVDTYRRLRVRANADTPHDARVARQFGAEGIGLCRTEHMFFDAERIAAVREMILSEEVAGREKALTKILPMQKGDFIGLFREMKGVPVTIRLLDPPLHEFLPQEEKDLEELSKTMKVPVGALRHKVEFLHEFNPMLGHRGCRLGITFPEIYDMQVRAIMEAACELVKNEGFSIVPEIMIPLIATVKELQVLKQNAVAICDEVIARYGVTLEYLIGTMIELPRAALTADEIAGEAEFFSFGTNDLTQTTFGLSRDDAGKFLPFYVDHGILAEDPFVSLDQSGVGQLVKMAVEKGRATRPKIKLGICGEHGGDPASVIFCHKAGLDYVSCSPFRVPIARLAAAHAALAP, encoded by the coding sequence ATGACGCAGAAGTATGTGTATTTCTTTGGCAACGGCCAGGCCGAGGGGCGGGCCGAGATGAAAAACCTGTTGGGGGGCAAGGGGGCCAATCTGGCGGAAATGACCAGCATCGGCCTTCCGGTCCCCCCGGGTTTCACCATCACCACCGAGGTCTGCACCGAGTACTATAAGAACAGTCAGGCGTATCCCGAATCCCTGGCCGCCACCGTGGCCGAAAACCTCGAAAAGGTCGAGGCGCTGATGGGGAGGAAATTCGGCGACCCCCACAACCCCCTGCTTGTCTCCGTCCGCTCCGGCGCCCGCGCCTCCATGCCCGGCATGATGGACACCATCCTCAACCTCGGCCTGAACGACACCACGGTCCAGGGCATCATCGCCCAGAGCGGGGACGAACGGTTCGCCTACGACGCCTACCGCCGCTTCGTGCAGATGTATTCCGACGTGGTCATGGGCATGGAGAAGGACATCCTGGAGCACCTGCTGGAGCAGAGGAAGGAGCAGCGGGGCGTCCACCAGGATACGGATCTTACGGCCGCCGACTGGCGGGAGCTGGTCGGGGCGTTCAAGCTCAAGATCAAGGAGGAACTGGGGCAGGAATTTCCCGAAGATCCCCACGAGCAGTTGTGGGGCGCCATCGGGGCCGTTTTCGGCTCGTGGATGAACCAGCGCGCCATTACCTACCGCAAGCTCAACAGCATCCCCGCCGACTGGGGCACCGCCGTCAACGTCCAGTCCATGGTGTTCGGCAATATGGGCAACGACTGCGCCACCGGCGTGGCGTTCACCCGCGACCCCTCCACCGGTGAAAACTACTTCTTCGGCGAATTCCTGGTCAACGCCCAGGGAGAGGACGTGGTGGCCGGCATCCGCACCCCCCAGCCGATCAACCGCGTCAAGGACAAGGACGGCAAGCTCCCCTCCATGGAGGAGGTCCTGCCCGAGTGCTACCGGCAGTTGGTGGATATCCGCGGCATCCTGGAAAAGCATTACAAGGACATGCAGGATATCGAATTCACCATCGAGAAGGGCAAGCTCTTCATGTTGCAGACCCGCAACGGCAAGCGCACCGCACCGGCGGCCATCAGGATCGCCGTGGACATGGTGAAGGAGGGGCTGATCGACGAGAAGGAGGCGGTCCTGCGGGTCCAGCCCGCCCAGCTCGACCAGCTCCTGCACCCCTCCCTCGATCCCGCCGCCGCCAAAGAGGTCATTGCCAAGGGGCTGCCGGCCTCGCCGGGCGCCGTTTCCGGCTTGGTGGTCTTCAGCGCCGATGAGGCCGAGGCCGAAGCCAAGCTGGGCCGGAAGGTGATCCTGGTGCGCATCGAGACCAGCCCCGAGGACATCCACGGCATGCACGCCGCCCAGGGGATCCTCACCGCACGGGGCGGCATGACCTCCCACGCGGCGGTGGTGGCCCGCGGCATGGGGAAATGCTGCGTGGCCGGCTGCGGCGACATCAAGGTGGACTACGCCGGCGAAACCTTTACGGCCCGGGGCGGCGTGGTGGTGAAAAAGGGGGATACGATCACCCTGGACGGCTCCTGCGGCGACGTGATGCTGGGCGCCGTGCCGACGGTCGCCCCCGCCATGACCGGCGACTTCGCCCAGTTGATGGCGTGGGTCGATACCTACCGCAGGCTCAGGGTCCGGGCCAACGCCGACACCCCCCACGACGCCAGGGTCGCCCGCCAGTTCGGCGCCGAGGGGATCGGCCTGTGCCGCACCGAACATATGTTCTTCGATGCCGAGCGCATCGCGGCCGTCCGGGAGATGATCCTCTCCGAGGAGGTGGCAGGGCGCGAAAAGGCCCTGACCAAGATCCTGCCCATGCAGAAGGGGGATTTCATCGGCCTTTTCCGCGAGATGAAGGGGGTGCCGGTAACCATCCGCCTCCTGGACCCGCCGCTGCACGAGTTCCTGCCCCAGGAGGAGAAGGACCTGGAGGAGCTGTCCAAGACCATGAAGGTGCCGGTGGGCGCCCTCAGGCACAAGGTGGAGTTCCTGCACGAATTCAACCCGATGCTCGGCCACCGCGGCTGCCGCCTGGGCATCACCTTTCCCGAGATCTACGACATGCAGGTGCGGGCCATCATGGAGGCGGCCTGCGAGCTGGTCAAGAATGAAGGGTTCTCCATCGTCCCGGAGATCATGATCCCCCTGATCGCCACGGTCAAAGAGCTTCAGGTGCTCAAGCAGAACGCCGTGGCCATCTGCGACGAGGTCATCGCCCGGTACGGCGTCACGCTGGAGTACCTGATCGGCACCATGATCGAGCTGCCCCGCGCGGCGCTGACCGCCGACGAGATCGCCGGGGAGGCCGAGTTTTTCTCCTTCGGCACCAACGACCTGACCCAGACCACCTTCGGCCTTTCCCGGGACGACGCCGGGAAATTCCTGCCGTTCTACGTGGATCACGGCATCCTGGCGGAAGACCCCTTCGTGTCCCTGGACCAGAGCGGTGTCGGCCAACTGGTCAAGATGGCGGTGGAGAAGGGGCGCGCCACCCGCCCGAAGATCAAGCTGGGCATCTGCGGCGAGCATGGCGGCGACCCGGCGTCGGTTATCTTCTGCCACAAGGCCGGGCTGGACTACGTCTCCTGCTCTCCCTTCCGGGTGCCCATCGCCCGGCTGGCGGCGGCCCATGCGGCTCTGGCCCCCTGA
- the uvrB gene encoding excinuclease ABC subunit UvrB, whose protein sequence is MSPFNLATTYIPRGDQPQAIAELVEGIERGDRHQVLLGVTGSGKTFTVANVIAQTGRPALVLAPNKTLAAQLYGEFKELFPDNAVEYFVSYYDYYQPEAYLPTTDTFIEKDSSINDEIDKMRHSATRSLLTRRDVIIVASVSCIYGIGSPEAYASLHIFFHQGEEYGRDTLLKKLVEIQYERNDVDFHRGTFRVRGDVVEVFPAYDSDKALRIEFFGDEVEAISEIDPLRGVVLHKLPKCAIYPASHYVSTRETLDRAVELIRVDLGERLRYFRERNMLLEAQRIEQRTFYDIEMMEEMGFCQGIENYSRYFDGRREGEPPYTLIDYFPEDFVLFVDESHITIPQVGGMYRGDRSRKETLVQYGFRLPAALDNRPLNFQEFEKRIRQAVYVSATPADFEMERSGGVFVEQVIRPTGLVDPRIEVRPATAGTASVGQVDDLLHEVRETVAKGERVLATTLTKRMAEELTNYYQELGVRVRYLHSDIDTIERMQILRDLRLGEFDVLVGINLLREGLDLPEVSLVAILDADKEGFLRSARSLIQTCGRAARNVGGRVLMYADTVTRSMQACIDETERRRVKQLAYNEEFGITPETVKKSMLTILNSVEEKDYYTPAGGVAETAEEYVAPREIPKLIKKLRKEMLAAAKALDFESAAKLRDRIKRLEEMELALR, encoded by the coding sequence ATGTCCCCCTTCAACCTTGCCACAACCTACATCCCCCGGGGCGACCAGCCCCAGGCCATCGCCGAACTGGTGGAGGGGATCGAGCGCGGCGACCGGCACCAGGTGCTCCTGGGGGTGACCGGCTCGGGCAAGACCTTCACCGTGGCCAACGTCATCGCCCAGACCGGCCGGCCGGCCCTGGTGCTGGCCCCCAACAAGACCCTGGCGGCCCAGCTCTACGGCGAGTTCAAGGAACTCTTCCCGGACAACGCCGTGGAATATTTTGTCTCCTACTACGACTACTACCAGCCGGAAGCGTACCTCCCCACCACCGACACCTTCATCGAGAAGGACTCGTCCATCAACGACGAGATCGACAAGATGCGCCACTCGGCCACCCGCAGCCTCCTGACCCGGCGCGACGTGATCATCGTGGCCTCGGTTTCCTGCATCTACGGCATCGGCTCGCCCGAGGCCTATGCCAGCCTGCACATCTTTTTCCACCAGGGGGAGGAGTACGGCCGCGACACCCTGCTGAAAAAACTGGTGGAGATCCAGTACGAACGCAACGACGTGGATTTTCACCGCGGCACCTTCCGGGTGCGGGGCGATGTGGTGGAGGTCTTCCCGGCCTACGACAGCGACAAGGCGCTCCGTATCGAGTTCTTCGGCGACGAGGTGGAGGCCATCAGCGAGATCGACCCCCTGCGGGGCGTGGTGCTCCACAAACTGCCCAAATGCGCCATCTATCCGGCCTCCCATTACGTCTCCACCCGCGAGACCCTGGACCGGGCGGTGGAGTTGATCCGCGTGGACCTGGGGGAGCGCCTCCGCTATTTCCGGGAGCGGAACATGCTGCTGGAGGCCCAGCGCATCGAGCAGCGCACCTTCTACGACATCGAGATGATGGAGGAGATGGGCTTCTGCCAGGGGATCGAGAACTATTCCCGCTATTTCGATGGCCGTAGGGAGGGGGAGCCCCCCTATACCCTGATCGACTATTTTCCCGAAGATTTCGTGCTTTTCGTGGACGAATCCCACATCACCATCCCCCAGGTGGGGGGGATGTACCGGGGCGACCGCAGCCGCAAGGAAACCCTGGTGCAGTACGGTTTCCGCCTGCCGGCGGCCCTGGACAACCGGCCGCTCAACTTCCAGGAGTTTGAAAAGCGCATCCGCCAGGCGGTGTACGTCTCGGCCACGCCGGCGGATTTCGAGATGGAGCGGAGCGGCGGTGTCTTCGTGGAGCAGGTCATCCGCCCCACCGGGCTGGTGGACCCGCGGATCGAGGTCCGGCCGGCCACGGCGGGGACGGCGTCCGTGGGCCAGGTGGACGACCTCCTCCACGAGGTCCGCGAGACCGTGGCCAAGGGGGAGCGGGTGCTGGCGACCACCCTGACCAAGCGCATGGCCGAGGAGCTGACCAATTATTACCAGGAGTTGGGGGTCAGGGTGCGTTACCTGCACTCGGACATCGACACCATCGAGCGCATGCAGATCCTGCGCGATCTCAGGCTGGGAGAGTTCGACGTGCTGGTGGGGATCAACCTGCTGCGGGAGGGGCTGGACCTGCCGGAGGTCTCCCTGGTGGCCATCCTGGACGCCGACAAGGAGGGGTTCCTCCGTTCCGCCCGCTCCCTGATCCAGACCTGCGGCCGGGCCGCCCGCAATGTGGGCGGCCGGGTGCTGATGTACGCCGACACGGTGACCCGCTCCATGCAGGCCTGCATCGACGAGACCGAACGCCGCCGCGTCAAGCAGCTGGCCTATAACGAGGAGTTCGGCATCACCCCCGAGACGGTGAAAAAGAGTATGCTGACGATCCTGAATTCCGTCGAGGAGAAGGATTACTACACCCCGGCGGGGGGCGTGGCCGAGACGGCCGAGGAGTATGTGGCGCCCCGGGAGATCCCCAAGCTGATCAAGAAGCTGCGCAAGGAGATGCTGGCGGCGGCCAAGGCCCTGGATTTCGAGAGCGCCGCCAAACTGCGGGACCGGATCAAGCGGCTGGAGGAGATGGAGTTGGCGCTGCGTTAA
- a CDS encoding YhcG family protein, with protein MKKQPVVATAPEFGSLVAELRSLIRTARHTVATTVNTLQVMTNFEIGRRIVEHEQQGAERAGYGELLVQTLAEQLTEEFGRGFSKRNLEYMRRFYLDYADRLPRIAQKASAQLNTRDIPLQPSEQSVTHQNPQKPSFALSWSHYVLLLTIRNPEERSFYEIEAARSGWSVPELKRQLASALYERLALSRDAKGVRQLADEGHVIVKPEDMLKEPYVLEFLGLDEKAGYSESDLETAIIDQLEHFLLELGKGFLFEARQKRFTFDEDHFFVDLVFYNRLLRCYVIIDLKLDKLSHQDLGQMQMYVNYFDRFVKTSDENPTIGILLCKRKKEAIVELTLPDDANIHAREYQLYLPSKELLRRKLLDWVRAQETGR; from the coding sequence GTGAAAAAACAACCCGTCGTTGCCACAGCGCCTGAATTTGGCTCGCTTGTCGCGGAACTCCGCAGCCTTATCCGCACCGCCCGCCATACCGTCGCCACCACCGTTAATACCCTGCAGGTGATGACCAACTTTGAGATCGGACGCCGGATTGTCGAACACGAACAACAGGGGGCAGAGCGTGCCGGATATGGCGAGCTTTTAGTGCAAACTCTGGCTGAACAGTTAACCGAGGAGTTTGGCCGTGGTTTTTCAAAGCGGAACTTGGAGTATATGCGGCGTTTTTATCTGGACTATGCGGATCGCCTGCCGCGAATTGCGCAGAAGGCTTCTGCACAATTGAACACAAGGGATATTCCGCTGCAGCCTTCTGAACAATCGGTAACGCACCAGAATCCGCAGAAGCCTTCATTTGCCCTCAGTTGGTCCCATTACGTCCTGCTGCTTACCATCAGAAATCCCGAAGAACGCAGTTTTTACGAAATTGAAGCCGCCCGGTCCGGCTGGTCTGTCCCGGAGCTCAAACGCCAGCTTGCCTCTGCTCTTTATGAACGGCTGGCTCTCAGTAGAGACGCAAAAGGGGTACGACAGCTTGCCGATGAGGGACACGTTATCGTCAAGCCGGAGGATATGCTTAAAGAGCCTTACGTCCTTGAATTCCTCGGCCTCGACGAGAAAGCGGGCTATTCCGAATCCGACCTGGAAACCGCCATCATCGATCAACTTGAACACTTCCTGCTGGAACTCGGCAAGGGCTTCCTCTTCGAGGCCCGACAGAAGCGTTTCACCTTTGACGAGGACCACTTCTTTGTTGATCTTGTCTTCTATAACCGTCTGCTGCGCTGTTATGTGATCATCGATCTCAAACTGGATAAGCTCAGCCATCAGGATCTCGGCCAGATGCAGATGTATGTGAACTACTTCGACCGCTTCGTGAAAACCTCCGATGAGAACCCTACCATCGGCATCCTGCTCTGTAAAAGGAAGAAAGAGGCTATCGTCGAACTCACCCTGCCGGACGACGCCAACATCCATGCTCGGGAATACCAGCTTTACCTGCCATCCAAGGAATTGCTGCGCCGAAAGTTGCTCGATTGGGTGCGGGCGCAGGAAACGGGGAGATGA
- a CDS encoding Ni/Fe hydrogenase subunit alpha produces the protein MGTTVTISPVSRIEGHAAITIRLDEAGQVAEARLHVREFRGFESFCLGRPFREMPTITARVCGICPVSHALAAALAGERIMGVVIPPAARHLRRILSLAQLILSHSLSFFHLSAPDIVLGLDSDPGQRNIAGLARRRPEVIRTGVRLRRIGQEIVNRIGGGHLHPEHIVAGGLGEPLAEEGRDAIAALLPEALELVRFALDLWRERRGRFRFEMGPCGDFPSLFLGLVGGGGCLDHYEGRLTFVDAAGGTVGDLAPEGYAAAIRETVAHDSYLKPTECTLGGERLYRVGPLARLSVAPFFAAPRAEQTRTELLGGRRTATASLDYHQARLIEMLYAVERIAGLLDDPLCVERQVLARAGVNAAEGVGVTEAPRGTLIHHYRVDRHGLLTGVNLVVATAHNSRAMDRTITDIARHHLRGDRLGEGLLNRVEHGIRLYDPCLSCATHAVGGTGLTVTLLAADGKVLDRAAR, from the coding sequence ATGGGCACGACCGTCACCATATCCCCGGTGAGCCGCATCGAGGGGCACGCCGCCATCACCATCCGCCTGGACGAGGCCGGGCAGGTGGCGGAGGCCCGCCTGCACGTCCGGGAATTCCGGGGGTTCGAATCCTTCTGCCTGGGGCGCCCCTTCCGGGAGATGCCGACCATCACCGCCCGGGTCTGCGGCATCTGCCCGGTCAGCCACGCCCTGGCCGCGGCCCTGGCCGGGGAACGCATCATGGGGGTCGTCATCCCCCCGGCCGCCCGGCACCTCCGCCGGATTCTCTCCCTGGCCCAACTGATCCTCAGTCATTCCCTCAGTTTTTTTCACCTCTCCGCCCCGGACATCGTCCTCGGCCTGGACAGCGACCCAGGACAGCGCAACATCGCCGGCCTGGCGCGCCGGCGCCCCGAGGTGATCCGCACGGGGGTCCGCCTGCGCCGGATCGGCCAGGAGATCGTCAACCGCATCGGCGGCGGCCACCTGCACCCGGAGCATATCGTTGCCGGGGGCCTGGGTGAGCCGCTGGCGGAAGAGGGGCGGGACGCCATTGCCGCCCTGCTCCCCGAGGCGCTGGAACTGGTGCGGTTCGCCCTCGACCTGTGGCGGGAGCGGCGCGGGCGGTTCCGGTTCGAAATGGGGCCTTGCGGCGATTTCCCCAGCCTCTTTCTGGGGCTGGTGGGGGGGGGCGGCTGCCTCGACCATTACGAGGGGCGGCTTACGTTCGTGGACGCTGCCGGCGGCACGGTGGGCGACCTGGCGCCGGAGGGGTATGCCGCCGCCATCCGGGAGACCGTGGCCCACGACAGCTACCTGAAGCCGACGGAATGCACCCTTGGCGGGGAGCGCCTCTACCGGGTGGGCCCCCTGGCCCGCCTCTCCGTGGCCCCGTTCTTCGCGGCGCCCCGGGCGGAACAGACCCGCACGGAACTGCTGGGGGGGCGGCGGACCGCCACCGCCAGCCTGGATTACCACCAGGCCCGGCTGATCGAGATGCTCTACGCCGTGGAGCGCATCGCCGGCCTGCTGGACGACCCGTTGTGCGTCGAGCGGCAGGTCCTGGCCCGGGCCGGGGTCAACGCCGCCGAGGGGGTGGGCGTCACCGAGGCGCCCCGGGGCACCCTGATCCACCACTACCGGGTGGACCGCCACGGCCTCCTGACCGGGGTCAACCTGGTCGTGGCCACGGCCCACAACAGCCGCGCCATGGACCGGACCATCACCGACATCGCCCGGCACCACCTGCGGGGGGACCGGCTCGGCGAGGGGCTGCTCAACCGGGTGGAGCACGGCATCCGCCTCTACGACCCCTGCCTCTCCTGCGCCACCCACGCGGTGGGCGGCACGGGGCTGACCGTCACGCTGCTGGCGGCCGACGGGAAGGTGCTGGACAGGGCCGCCCGGTAA
- the gspG gene encoding type II secretion system major pseudopilin GspG gives MKQLNNRRGFTLIEIMVVIVILALLAALVGPKIMGRTDDAKIQTTKTQIRNLESALKLYKLDNGVYPTTEQGLNSLVTKPTVGVIPKNFKDGGYLESKSVPKDGWGNDFLYVSPGEHGDYDLYSYGADGAKGGEGKDADISSWELK, from the coding sequence ATGAAACAGCTCAACAACAGGCGCGGCTTCACCCTCATCGAGATCATGGTGGTGATCGTCATTCTGGCGCTTCTGGCTGCCCTGGTCGGACCCAAGATCATGGGCCGCACCGACGACGCCAAGATCCAGACCACCAAGACCCAGATCAGAAACCTGGAGTCGGCCCTCAAGCTCTATAAGCTCGACAACGGCGTCTACCCCACCACGGAACAGGGGCTGAACTCCCTGGTGACGAAGCCGACCGTGGGGGTCATCCCCAAGAACTTCAAGGATGGCGGGTATCTGGAGAGCAAGAGCGTGCCCAAGGATGGCTGGGGCAACGACTTCCTCTACGTGTCGCCGGGTGAGCACGGGGATTACGACCTCTACTCCTACGGTGCCGACGGCGCCAAGGGGGGCGAGGGGAAGGACGCGGATATCAGCAGTTGGGAACTGAAGTAG